The Novosphingobium terrae genome has a window encoding:
- a CDS encoding superoxide dismutase, producing MHSDSRRGFMQSVGVAGGLALMASANAASAAEKPAPRLIDKSPQTLPPLPFAQDALAPVISARTVDFHYNKHHAGYYTNLAKLVANTPLATASLEEVVLASAGNPERRAIFNNAAQAWNHNLYWQSLSPKASTPSGGLAAAIARDFQTQTALEAELSKAAVGQFGSGWAWLVLDGGRLKVVATSNAENPLASGAVPLLVIDVWEHAYYLDEQNRRADYVEGVVHKLLNWDNASRRFAAATA from the coding sequence ATGCACAGCGACAGCCGCCGAGGTTTCATGCAATCTGTCGGCGTGGCCGGTGGTCTGGCCCTGATGGCGAGCGCCAACGCTGCGTCCGCCGCCGAGAAGCCCGCCCCCCGCCTGATCGACAAATCGCCCCAGACGCTGCCCCCCCTGCCCTTCGCGCAAGATGCGCTGGCGCCGGTGATTTCGGCACGCACGGTGGATTTCCATTACAACAAGCATCACGCAGGCTATTACACCAATCTGGCCAAGCTGGTGGCGAACACGCCGCTGGCCACCGCCAGCCTTGAGGAGGTGGTGCTGGCCAGCGCTGGCAATCCGGAACGCCGCGCCATCTTCAACAATGCCGCGCAGGCCTGGAACCACAACCTCTATTGGCAGAGCCTGAGCCCCAAGGCCTCCACGCCCTCGGGCGGGCTGGCCGCCGCCATTGCGCGGGATTTCCAGACTCAGACCGCGCTTGAGGCAGAGCTGTCCAAGGCGGCGGTCGGCCAGTTCGGCAGCGGCTGGGCCTGGCTGGTGCTGGATGGCGGCAGGCTGAAGGTGGTGGCCACCTCCAACGCCGAGAATCCGCTGGCCTCGGGCGCGGTGCCGCTGCTGGTGATCGACGTCTGGGAGCATGCCTATTACCTCGACGAGCAGAACCGCCGCGCCGATTATGTGGAGGGCGTGGTCCACAAGCTGCTCAACTGGGACAATGCCTCGCGCCGGTTTGCCGCCGCCACCGCATAG
- a CDS encoding NADH:flavin oxidoreductase: MSTSPDVLFRSFTLKSLDLKNRIVMAPMTRNMAPDGIPGRPNADYYAARAAGGVGLILSEGTVVGRPVSRNEPGIPFFHGETALAGWKGVIDAVHTAGGRMGPQLWHTGSTQGMSGWQPEGEVESPSGLLAPGTPRGVAMSDEDIADTAAAFAKAAADAKKLGFDTIEIHGAHGYLIDQFFWSGTNTREDRYGGATIKERSRMAAEVVAATRAAVGPDFPILLRVSQWKQQDFAARLAPTPEAMTDWLAPLVDAGVDILHCSQRRFWEPEFPEIDGEQGLNFAGWAKKLTGAATISVGSVGLSGDFLGAFSGEGSQTSGLDALVARMEREEFDLIAVGRALISNPAWAAQVLHGKSSELKGFQAADLAALV, translated from the coding sequence GTGTCCACCTCTCCCGATGTGCTTTTCCGCTCCTTCACCCTCAAATCGCTCGATCTGAAAAACCGCATCGTCATGGCCCCCATGACGCGCAACATGGCCCCCGATGGCATCCCCGGCCGCCCCAATGCCGATTACTACGCCGCGCGCGCGGCAGGCGGCGTCGGCCTGATCCTGTCCGAAGGCACGGTGGTGGGCCGCCCCGTCTCCCGCAATGAGCCGGGCATCCCCTTCTTCCACGGCGAAACCGCCCTCGCCGGCTGGAAGGGCGTGATCGACGCCGTCCACACCGCCGGCGGCCGCATGGGCCCCCAGCTGTGGCACACCGGCTCGACCCAGGGCATGAGCGGCTGGCAGCCCGAGGGCGAGGTGGAAAGCCCCTCCGGCCTGCTCGCCCCCGGCACGCCGCGCGGCGTGGCGATGAGCGATGAGGACATCGCCGACACCGCCGCCGCCTTCGCCAAGGCCGCCGCCGATGCCAAGAAGCTGGGCTTCGACACCATCGAGATCCACGGCGCTCACGGCTATCTGATCGACCAGTTCTTCTGGAGCGGCACCAACACCCGCGAGGACCGCTATGGCGGCGCCACCATCAAGGAACGCTCGCGCATGGCCGCCGAGGTCGTGGCTGCCACCCGCGCCGCCGTAGGCCCGGACTTCCCCATCCTGCTGCGCGTCAGCCAGTGGAAGCAGCAGGACTTCGCCGCCCGCCTCGCCCCCACGCCCGAGGCCATGACCGACTGGCTCGCCCCACTGGTGGACGCCGGGGTGGACATCCTCCACTGCTCGCAGCGCCGCTTCTGGGAGCCCGAATTCCCCGAGATCGATGGCGAGCAAGGCCTGAACTTCGCAGGCTGGGCCAAGAAGCTGACCGGCGCAGCGACGATCAGCGTGGGCTCGGTGGGCCTCTCGGGCGATTTCCTCGGCGCCTTTAGCGGTGAAGGCTCGCAGACCTCAGGGCTGGATGCGCTGGTGGCGCGGATGGAGCGGGAGGAGTTCGACCTGATCGCTGTGGGTCGCGCTCTGATCTCGAACCCGGCATGGGCGGCGCAGGTGCTGCACGGGAAGTCTTCGGAGCTGAAGGGCTTTCAGGCGGCGGATCTGGCTGCTCTGGTTTGA
- the modB gene encoding molybdate ABC transporter permease subunit encodes MLSPEETAILILSLKVSVVGVLVATPFCLACAWVLARGGRGGLAGLGLVVLDAVVHLPLVLPPVVTGWLLLLAFGAQGPVGRWLAGWGISVMFRWTGAAIAAGVMAVPLMVRSMRLSLEAVDPRLEQAARTLGAGPWRSFATVTLPLAMPGVLAGLVLGFARSLGEFGATITFVSNIPGETQTLPLAIYSALQLPDGDAVVTRLAVLAVALSLGALVVAEVLARRMALAGGMRRERFGGL; translated from the coding sequence GTGCTGAGCCCTGAGGAGACCGCCATTCTGATCCTCTCGCTGAAGGTCAGCGTGGTGGGGGTGCTGGTGGCGACGCCCTTCTGTCTGGCCTGCGCCTGGGTTCTGGCGCGCGGCGGGCGGGGCGGTCTGGCCGGGCTGGGGCTGGTGGTGCTCGATGCGGTGGTGCATCTGCCGCTGGTGCTGCCGCCGGTGGTGACGGGCTGGCTGCTGTTGCTGGCCTTCGGCGCTCAGGGACCGGTGGGGCGCTGGCTGGCGGGCTGGGGGATCAGCGTGATGTTCCGCTGGACCGGCGCGGCGATTGCTGCCGGGGTGATGGCGGTGCCGCTGATGGTGCGGTCCATGCGTTTGTCGCTGGAGGCGGTGGACCCCCGGCTGGAGCAGGCGGCACGCACCTTGGGCGCCGGGCCTTGGCGCAGCTTTGCCACGGTGACGCTGCCTCTGGCGATGCCCGGCGTGCTGGCGGGTCTGGTGCTGGGTTTTGCGCGGTCTCTGGGCGAGTTCGGGGCGACGATCACTTTCGTCTCGAACATTCCGGGCGAGACCCAGACCTTGCCGCTGGCGATCTATTCCGCGCTGCAACTGCCCGATGGCGATGCTGTGGTCACAAGGCTGGCGGTGCTGGCGGTGGCGCTGTCTCTGGGCGCGCTGGTGGTGGCCGAGGTGCTGGCGCGGCGCATGGCGCTGGCCGGGGGCATGCGGCGGGAGCGGTTCGGTGGGCTTTGA
- the ada gene encoding bifunctional DNA-binding transcriptional regulator/O6-methylguanine-DNA methyltransferase Ada translates to MYAAFPVLLPAETGLTRTRRSPALPDLPPPADDKRWAQLAARDASADGVFWYGVSTTGVYCRPSCPSRAARRENVTLFDSLEAARAAGFRPCRRCNPDGLALAQQHAALVEQACRLIESAEDLPPLATLADAVEISPAHFHRLFKAHTGLTPRAYGQAVRARRAREALAEGASVTHALHGAGYGSSSRFYAEDALGMAPRRYRSGGVGEQLRFAIGQSDLGAVLVASSAQGVAAILLGDDPANLLRDLQDRFPKAELVGGDKAYEALVAQVIAFIQTPDLGLDLPLDIRGTAFQQRVWEALRTIPSGETRNYAQIAEAIGKPGAVRAVAGACAANALAVVVPCHRVIRTDGSLSGYAWGVERKAALLEREKA, encoded by the coding sequence ATGTACGCTGCTTTCCCCGTTCTCCTGCCTGCCGAGACAGGCCTCACTCGCACCCGCCGGAGCCCCGCCTTGCCCGACCTGCCTCCACCCGCTGACGACAAGCGCTGGGCCCAGCTGGCCGCCCGCGACGCTTCGGCGGATGGCGTGTTCTGGTACGGCGTCAGCACCACCGGCGTCTATTGCCGCCCATCCTGCCCCTCTCGCGCGGCGCGGCGCGAAAACGTCACCCTCTTCGACAGCCTCGAAGCGGCCCGCGCCGCCGGTTTCCGCCCCTGCCGCCGCTGCAACCCGGACGGCCTCGCGCTGGCCCAGCAGCACGCCGCACTGGTGGAGCAGGCCTGTCGCCTGATCGAAAGCGCCGAAGACCTGCCTCCGCTCGCCACGCTGGCCGATGCGGTGGAGATCAGCCCGGCCCATTTCCACCGCCTGTTCAAGGCCCACACCGGCCTCACCCCACGCGCCTATGGCCAGGCGGTGCGCGCCCGCCGCGCCCGCGAGGCTTTGGCCGAAGGCGCCAGCGTCACCCATGCGTTGCACGGCGCGGGCTACGGCTCCTCCAGCCGCTTCTATGCCGAGGACGCGCTGGGCATGGCCCCGCGCCGCTATCGTTCGGGCGGTGTGGGTGAGCAGCTGCGCTTCGCCATCGGCCAGTCCGACCTCGGCGCGGTGCTGGTGGCCAGCAGCGCTCAGGGTGTCGCCGCGATCCTGCTGGGCGACGACCCCGCCAACCTGCTGCGCGACCTGCAGGACCGCTTCCCCAAGGCCGAACTGGTCGGCGGCGATAAGGCTTACGAGGCTTTGGTGGCGCAGGTGATCGCCTTCATCCAAACCCCCGATCTGGGGCTGGACCTGCCGCTCGACATCCGCGGCACCGCCTTCCAGCAGCGCGTCTGGGAAGCCCTGCGCACCATCCCCTCGGGCGAAACCCGCAACTACGCCCAGATCGCCGAGGCCATCGGCAAGCCCGGCGCGGTGCGCGCGGTGGCGGGGGCCTGTGCGGCCAATGCTCTGGCGGTGGTGGTGCCTTGCCATCGCGTGATCCGCACGGATGGAAGCCTGTCAGGCTATGCCTGGGGGGTGGAGAGGAAGGCAGCCTTGTTGGAAAGAGAGAAGGCTTAA
- a CDS encoding DUF4304 domain-containing protein, translating into MPDELAKAVTKIIFPVLKSQGFHRHGKRAFVRAQCGIAHRVDVQLNGWGGRDFCVNISANVIAGHEWVTLQPGFRLSAENGADLWLPSLSAEQAAESAKTVAHHLATTALPYFEEIKSLPGFSSLLAKEHWASTHHLNFQQGIVFALMQQDREAIDHLEKAIAAYELDGRPWCADYIQRATTLSQALRDGTSGTLLQTWEQVNKKAHGIA; encoded by the coding sequence ATGCCGGATGAACTTGCCAAAGCTGTGACGAAAATCATCTTTCCCGTGCTGAAGTCACAGGGGTTCCACCGGCATGGCAAACGGGCCTTTGTACGCGCCCAATGCGGAATCGCTCACCGCGTCGACGTTCAGTTGAACGGTTGGGGCGGAAGGGATTTTTGCGTCAATATTTCCGCGAATGTGATCGCGGGGCATGAATGGGTCACACTTCAACCCGGCTTTCGCCTCAGCGCGGAGAATGGAGCCGATCTGTGGCTGCCATCTCTTTCCGCAGAGCAGGCTGCGGAATCTGCGAAGACAGTCGCGCACCATTTGGCGACAACCGCCCTGCCTTACTTTGAAGAGATCAAAAGTCTCCCAGGCTTTTCATCGCTGCTTGCCAAAGAACATTGGGCATCGACGCACCATCTGAACTTTCAACAGGGTATCGTTTTCGCCTTGATGCAACAGGATCGCGAAGCGATCGACCATCTTGAGAAGGCAATTGCCGCCTACGAACTGGATGGCCGGCCATGGTGCGCCGACTACATCCAAAGGGCCACGACACTATCCCAAGCCCTTCGTGACGGAACGTCCGGAACGCTCCTCCAAACATGGGAACAAGTCAACAAAAAAGCACATGGGATCGCGTAA
- a CDS encoding tetratricopeptide repeat protein — protein sequence MMTLSIRKLALASALPLALVLSAPAMAEDATIDQVYTTAKAGQIDKALEMMQPVLKDHPNAPRAHYVEAELLAKSGRLDEARTELAKAEQLKPGLPFAKPAAVAELKQQLSAGGKGGTLAPDRPAVAPSEHHGFPWVPVIVVLGLVFLVVAFMRRRSEAQQSYYEPQPANPYGGQQGFGGPGYGNGPQGGPWPGGYQGGGYPQQGYPPQQQGGMGGGIMSSLAGGAAAGAGFAAGEAVIDRMFGDHHDRERVVERDVSSSRDDDDDDRRYNQDMGGNDFGISDSGSWDDSSSGGGNDDW from the coding sequence ATGATGACGCTTTCGATCCGCAAGCTGGCTTTGGCTTCAGCCCTGCCTTTGGCCTTGGTGCTCAGCGCGCCGGCCATGGCCGAGGATGCCACGATCGATCAGGTTTACACCACCGCCAAGGCCGGTCAGATCGACAAGGCCCTGGAGATGATGCAGCCGGTCCTCAAGGATCACCCCAACGCCCCCCGGGCGCACTATGTCGAGGCTGAGCTGCTGGCCAAGTCCGGGCGCCTCGACGAGGCCCGTACCGAGCTGGCCAAGGCCGAGCAGCTCAAGCCCGGCCTGCCTTTCGCCAAGCCCGCTGCCGTCGCCGAGCTGAAGCAGCAGCTGAGCGCGGGGGGAAAGGGCGGCACGCTCGCCCCTGACCGCCCGGCTGTCGCGCCGAGCGAGCATCATGGCTTTCCCTGGGTTCCGGTGATCGTGGTGCTGGGTCTGGTCTTTCTGGTGGTGGCCTTCATGCGCCGCCGCAGCGAGGCGCAGCAGAGCTATTACGAGCCCCAGCCCGCCAACCCCTATGGCGGCCAGCAAGGCTTTGGCGGACCGGGCTATGGCAATGGTCCTCAGGGTGGCCCGTGGCCCGGTGGCTATCAGGGCGGCGGCTATCCGCAGCAGGGCTATCCTCCGCAGCAGCAGGGCGGCATGGGCGGCGGCATCATGAGTTCGCTGGCCGGTGGCGCTGCGGCCGGTGCCGGTTTTGCGGCGGGTGAAGCCGTGATCGACCGCATGTTCGGCGACCACCATGACCGCGAGCGCGTGGTGGAGCGCGATGTCTCCTCCAGCCGCGACGATGACGATGATGATCGCCGTTACAACCAGGATATGGGCGGCAATGACTTCGGCATTTCCGACAGCGGCTCGTGGGACGACAGCTCCTCGGGCGGCGGCAACGACGATTGGTAA
- a CDS encoding globin-coupled sensor protein, with amino-acid sequence MSDPALAQAPYSPLVELDEADYRSFGRIRSALVRHGRRALGKLYDRMASHPLAARLLPDEAARNRAADLRFTHWESIFSSGFDEEAQARSEQMVKAHAQLGFTPDLYISGYASVLADLVTQMAQGPIPLPGNRARAQAVGTLVKAALLDMQAALGAYFKAEEQARQDVIASLGRGLSAMATGDLRSQLDSLPETYARIAEDFHNMRFNVSTMVQRMAEASEHVETGAREIDMAAHDLAIRTERQSLTVTRTAEVMASVAEGIAATAGTAAQVNQRVIEIDKEAKHGGKVVESAVQAMDKIKTSSEEIAQITDVIEAIAFQTNLLAINAGVEAARAGDAGRGFAVVATEVRALAHRTSQSAKDIKALIGKSTVDVRQGVDLVAQTGTSLDRIIQQLGETTVQAEEIAQAAQRQAGNIHEVTDDIRQMDLNTQQNAAMVEESNAASRALRDQAHVMGQIVGQFQLERREELRKNDKKTGQRRIQRAHPSVLLVDPSFPDPATPNPIRVANLR; translated from the coding sequence ATGTCTGATCCCGCCCTCGCCCAAGCCCCCTATTCGCCGCTGGTGGAGCTGGATGAGGCCGACTACCGCAGCTTCGGCCGGATCAGATCGGCACTGGTCCGCCATGGCCGCCGCGCGCTGGGCAAGCTCTATGACAGGATGGCCTCCCATCCTCTGGCTGCCCGCCTGCTGCCCGATGAAGCCGCGCGCAACAGGGCCGCCGATCTGCGCTTCACCCATTGGGAAAGCATCTTTTCCAGCGGCTTTGACGAAGAGGCGCAGGCCCGCTCCGAACAGATGGTCAAGGCGCATGCCCAGCTGGGCTTCACCCCCGATCTCTACATCAGCGGCTATGCCTCAGTGCTCGCCGATCTGGTGACACAGATGGCGCAAGGCCCCATCCCCTTGCCCGGCAATCGCGCCCGCGCTCAGGCGGTGGGCACGCTGGTGAAGGCGGCTTTGCTCGATATGCAGGCCGCTCTGGGTGCCTATTTCAAGGCCGAGGAGCAGGCGCGGCAGGATGTGATCGCCTCGCTGGGCCGGGGCCTGTCCGCCATGGCGACCGGCGATCTGCGCAGCCAGCTCGACAGCCTGCCCGAAACCTATGCCCGCATCGCGGAAGACTTCCACAACATGCGCTTCAACGTCAGCACCATGGTGCAGCGCATGGCCGAAGCCTCCGAGCATGTCGAAACCGGCGCGCGCGAGATCGATATGGCCGCGCATGATCTGGCCATCCGCACCGAGCGCCAGTCGCTCACCGTCACGCGCACCGCCGAGGTGATGGCCAGCGTGGCCGAGGGCATCGCCGCCACGGCGGGCACTGCGGCGCAGGTGAACCAGCGCGTGATCGAGATCGACAAGGAGGCCAAGCATGGCGGCAAGGTGGTCGAATCCGCCGTGCAGGCCATGGACAAGATCAAGACCTCCAGCGAGGAAATCGCCCAGATCACCGATGTGATCGAGGCCATCGCCTTCCAGACCAATCTGCTGGCGATCAACGCCGGGGTCGAGGCCGCCCGCGCGGGCGACGCCGGGCGCGGTTTCGCCGTGGTGGCCACGGAGGTGCGGGCGCTGGCGCATCGCACCAGCCAGTCGGCCAAGGATATCAAGGCCTTGATCGGCAAATCCACAGTGGATGTGCGCCAAGGCGTCGATCTGGTGGCGCAGACCGGCACCTCGCTCGACCGCATCATCCAGCAGCTGGGCGAAACCACCGTGCAGGCCGAGGAGATCGCTCAGGCCGCCCAGCGGCAGGCGGGCAACATCCATGAGGTGACTGACGACATCCGCCAGATGGACCTCAACACCCAGCAGAATGCCGCGATGGTCGAGGAATCCAACGCCGCCTCGCGCGCCTTGCGCGATCAGGCCCATGTGATGGGGCAGATCGTCGGCCAGTTCCAGCTGGAGCGCCGCGAGGAACTGCGCAAGAACGACAAGAAAACCGGCCAGCGCCGCATCCAGCGCGCACACCCATCCGTGCTGCTGGTCGATCCGTCTTTTCCCGATCCGGCCACCCCCAATCCGATACGCGTGGCCAACCTGCGTTAA
- a CDS encoding inorganic phosphate transporter, giving the protein MSILATVTPLVLVLVAMALAFDFLNGLHDAANSIATVVTTRLLTPVQAVLFAAFFNFSAYWLFGLKVAETVGKGIVNKDVITPQVIFGALVGAMTWNVITWWKGIPSSSSHALIGGLLGAGVAHGGMGVIVWKGVNTTTTWIVLSPLVGMFMSMALVLLTSWLFMKATAKAAEGIFKKLHLVSAAAYSMGHGANDAQKTMGIIAVLLYSQGLLGTTFHVPTWVVISCYTAIGLGTLSGGWKIIETMGSKITKLSHHQGFCASAGGSITMFLASSLGIPVSTTHTITGCVVGVGAARRASAVRWSVAQRVVIAWLITIPASAAVGATFYFIASRF; this is encoded by the coding sequence ATGAGTATCCTCGCAACCGTCACCCCGCTGGTGCTGGTTCTGGTGGCGATGGCGCTGGCCTTCGACTTTCTGAACGGGCTTCACGATGCCGCCAACTCGATCGCCACGGTGGTGACGACGCGGCTGCTGACCCCGGTGCAGGCGGTGCTGTTCGCGGCCTTCTTCAACTTCTCGGCCTATTGGCTCTTTGGCCTCAAGGTGGCCGAGACGGTAGGCAAGGGCATCGTCAACAAGGATGTCATCACCCCGCAGGTGATCTTCGGCGCGCTGGTGGGCGCGATGACGTGGAATGTGATCACCTGGTGGAAGGGCATTCCCTCCTCCTCGTCCCATGCGCTGATCGGCGGCTTGCTGGGCGCGGGCGTGGCGCATGGCGGCATGGGCGTGATCGTGTGGAAGGGCGTGAACACCACCACCACCTGGATCGTGCTCTCGCCGCTGGTGGGCATGTTCATGTCGATGGCGCTGGTGCTGCTGACCAGCTGGCTGTTCATGAAGGCCACGGCCAAGGCGGCGGAAGGCATCTTCAAGAAACTGCATCTGGTTTCGGCGGCGGCCTATTCGATGGGCCATGGCGCCAATGACGCGCAGAAGACCATGGGCATCATTGCGGTGCTGCTTTACTCGCAGGGCCTGCTGGGCACCACCTTCCATGTGCCGACGTGGGTGGTGATCAGCTGCTACACCGCGATTGGGCTTGGCACGCTGTCTGGCGGGTGGAAGATCATCGAGACGATGGGCTCCAAGATCACCAAGCTGTCGCATCATCAGGGGTTCTGCGCCTCGGCGGGCGGGTCGATCACCATGTTTCTGGCCAGCAGCCTGGGCATTCCGGTCTCGACCACCCACACGATCACCGGCTGCGTGGTGGGCGTGGGCGCGGCGCGCCGGGCCTCCGCCGTGCGCTGGAGCGTGGCGCAGCGCGTGGTGATCGCATGGCTGATCACCATCCCCGCCTCCGCAGCGGTGGGCGCGACCTTCTATTTTATCGCCAGCCGGTTCTGA
- a CDS encoding ATP-binding cassette domain-containing protein, with the protein MGFDLDLTLRRGERTIGLTLNTGPGITALVGPSGVGKTSVLMMVAGLLKPDVGRIAVEGQVLCDTAQGLHLPPEQRACGMVFQDHRLFPHLSVQANLRYGIKRGHPAMGLPEIASFLGIEALLKRMPRSLSGGEAQRVALGRALLSAPRFLLLDEPLSALDEDRSSQIMVLIERIRDELSLPILYVSHDRAEVARLADHVVEMVPV; encoded by the coding sequence GTGGGCTTTGATCTCGATCTGACGCTGCGCCGGGGTGAAAGAACCATCGGCCTGACGCTGAACACCGGGCCGGGGATTACGGCGCTGGTCGGCCCATCAGGTGTGGGCAAGACCAGTGTGCTGATGATGGTGGCCGGATTGCTCAAGCCTGATGTGGGCCGGATCGCGGTGGAGGGGCAGGTGTTGTGCGATACCGCGCAGGGTCTGCATTTGCCGCCCGAGCAGCGCGCTTGCGGCATGGTGTTTCAGGACCATCGGCTGTTTCCGCATCTCAGCGTTCAGGCGAATTTGCGTTACGGGATCAAGCGCGGCCACCCTGCGATGGGCCTGCCGGAGATAGCCAGTTTCCTCGGCATCGAAGCCCTGCTGAAGCGCATGCCGCGCAGCCTTTCCGGCGGTGAGGCGCAAAGGGTGGCGCTGGGGCGGGCGTTGCTGTCAGCGCCGCGCTTTCTGCTGCTGGATGAGCCGCTTTCCGCGCTGGATGAGGACCGCAGCAGCCAGATCATGGTGCTGATCGAGCGTATCCGCGATGAGCTGTCGCTGCCGATCCTCTATGTCAGCCATGACCGGGCGGAGGTCGCCCGGCTGGCCGATCATGTTGTAGAAATGGTGCCCGTTTAA
- a CDS encoding DUF47 family protein, whose product MPYRKSGPAPDAPFEVMLVTSRGTGRWVLPKGNVSRNLSDHAAAEREALEEAGVLGAICPVPIGNYRYRKLLGSGASLQTDVAVFPLAVTQSLEEWKEADQRTRQWFDIAQAADLVDEEGLKTILHGFGPCAVTELSRNGAANGGTAVLKEGFRMFQWFQALLPRQHDFFEKFEAHAALLAAGSDALARLLQGAKTADHAREIAEREEEADQITRDVLQTVRRTFLTPFDRGAITSLITAMDDALDQMKKTASAITLYDVQAFEPEMRDMAAIIVDATRLLAEALPLLRSIHANAGRLHELTERLVRMEDQADEIHDRGLKRLYQEIGATEPVRFLIEREIYSHLEKVVDRFEDVANEIDGLVIDHA is encoded by the coding sequence TTGCCCTATCGTAAATCCGGCCCCGCGCCCGATGCGCCTTTCGAGGTGATGCTGGTCACCTCGCGAGGGACCGGACGATGGGTGCTGCCCAAAGGCAATGTCTCGCGCAATCTCTCGGACCATGCCGCTGCCGAGCGTGAGGCGCTGGAAGAAGCCGGCGTGCTGGGCGCGATCTGCCCGGTGCCGATCGGCAACTATCGCTATCGCAAGCTGCTGGGTTCTGGCGCCTCTTTGCAGACCGATGTGGCGGTCTTTCCCCTCGCCGTGACCCAGTCGCTGGAGGAGTGGAAAGAGGCCGACCAGCGCACGCGCCAGTGGTTCGACATCGCGCAGGCCGCCGATCTGGTGGATGAAGAGGGTCTGAAGACCATTCTCCATGGCTTTGGCCCTTGCGCCGTCACGGAACTGTCACGTAATGGCGCGGCGAACGGCGGAACGGCCGTCCTCAAGGAAGGTTTCAGAATGTTTCAGTGGTTTCAGGCCCTGCTGCCGCGCCAGCACGACTTCTTCGAGAAGTTCGAGGCCCATGCCGCCCTGCTCGCCGCCGGCAGCGATGCGCTGGCCCGCCTGCTTCAGGGTGCCAAGACCGCCGATCACGCCCGCGAGATCGCCGAGCGCGAGGAAGAGGCCGACCAGATCACGCGTGACGTGCTGCAGACCGTGCGCCGCACCTTCCTGACCCCCTTCGACCGCGGCGCGATCACCAGCCTGATCACCGCCATGGACGATGCGCTGGATCAGATGAAGAAAACCGCCAGCGCGATCACCCTCTATGACGTGCAGGCTTTCGAGCCCGAAATGCGCGATATGGCGGCGATCATCGTCGATGCCACCCGCCTGCTGGCCGAGGCGCTGCCGCTGCTGCGCTCGATCCACGCCAATGCCGGGCGCCTGCATGAGCTGACCGAGCGCCTCGTCCGCATGGAAGATCAGGCCGACGAGATCCATGACCGTGGCCTCAAGCGCCTCTATCAGGAAATCGGCGCTACCGAGCCGGTGCGCTTCCTGATCGAGCGCGAGATCTATAGCCATCTGGAAAAGGTGGTGGACCGCTTCGAGGATGTGGCCAACGAGATCGACGGTCTCGTGATCGACCACGCCTGA
- the modA gene encoding molybdate ABC transporter substrate-binding protein, with the protein MKRFFLRSALIGFSMLAGGLHAAPARGPVVLAAASLQESLNAAADTWAAKGHPRPVLSFAASSTLARQVQAGAPADLFISADEDWMDALEKKQFLRAGTRVDLLSNRLVLVAPASSRIQITIRPGFPLGAALGKGRLATGAVDSVPAGLYAKEALTKLGVWPQVAGKLAPAESVRAALALVARGEAPLGVVYATDALADKRVRVVATFPENSHAPIRYPVAALAASRNGDTEGFRRFLLSPEGRGVFRPYGFGSR; encoded by the coding sequence ATGAAACGGTTTTTCTTGCGCTCCGCTCTGATCGGCTTCTCCATGCTGGCGGGGGGGCTGCATGCGGCGCCTGCGCGCGGGCCGGTGGTGCTGGCGGCGGCCAGCCTTCAGGAATCGCTCAATGCGGCGGCGGACACATGGGCGGCCAAGGGTCATCCGCGCCCGGTTTTGTCTTTCGCGGCCTCCTCCACGCTGGCGCGGCAGGTGCAGGCCGGAGCGCCCGCCGATCTGTTTATCAGCGCCGACGAAGACTGGATGGATGCGCTGGAAAAGAAGCAGTTTTTGCGCGCCGGAACGCGCGTCGATCTGCTGAGCAACCGGCTGGTGCTGGTGGCGCCGGCTTCCTCGCGCATCCAGATCACGATCCGGCCCGGCTTTCCGCTGGGCGCGGCGCTGGGCAAGGGGCGGCTGGCGACTGGCGCTGTCGACAGCGTGCCTGCCGGGCTTTACGCGAAAGAGGCGCTGACGAAGCTGGGCGTCTGGCCGCAGGTGGCGGGCAAGCTCGCCCCGGCGGAGAGCGTGCGCGCCGCTCTGGCGCTGGTGGCGCGGGGCGAAGCGCCGCTGGGCGTGGTCTATGCCACCGATGCGCTGGCCGACAAGCGCGTGCGGGTGGTCGCCACCTTCCCGGAAAACAGCCATGCGCCAATCCGCTATCCGGTCGCGGCGCTGGCGGCGTCTCGCAATGGGGACACCGAGGGCTTTCGCCGTTTCCTGCTGTCGCCCGAGGGGCGCGGTGTGTTCCGGCCCTATGGTTTCGGCAGCCGGTAA